The bacterium genome window below encodes:
- a CDS encoding sulfotransferase has translation MAVISGEDFSGYPWGSRFEGKGATERVLASFPEARVLITIREQQKTLLSLYRHYARSLDGSNEPLEKYIGIGNVAPGFSPTFRLDQLEYDLFIRFCQERVGSERVLVLPMEMLASDPAEY, from the coding sequence GTGGCGGTGATCTCCGGCGAGGATTTCTCGGGCTATCCGTGGGGGAGCCGGTTCGAAGGCAAGGGAGCGACTGAACGGGTGCTTGCTTCCTTCCCGGAGGCACGCGTCCTGATCACGATTCGCGAGCAGCAGAAGACGCTTCTCTCACTCTACCGGCACTACGCAAGGTCTCTGGACGGATCGAATGAGCCGCTCGAGAAGTACATCGGCATCGGAAACGTGGCGCCTGGTTTCTCCCCGACGTTCCGTCTCGACCAGCTGGAATACGATCTCTTCATCCGCTTCTGCCAGGAACGCGTCGGTTCCGAGCGGGTGCTCGTCCTGCCGATGGAGATGCTGGCGTCCGATCCGGCGGAATATTAG
- a CDS encoding glycosyltransferase, translated as MTRLLLVTTIPVHSAASGLRVLDLWARDLEAQMAAADAVTVVAPRRMAEAGSDVAWPEGIAWIDEATCRGPDHAAELASAHDLVQVAGGEPARRASLATRFAAAARASKRPFVVSLSSDRARTGILNARGQGMLRRVRAWLDARSIRATDERLVSDAAGLLLTGHGLVGRAPHHANVHVGTASWIQAGDVLTTEALTARAEEVAGAGRLELVAAARLEPMKGIHLAIDALKILADRPEDSGVQPYLTILGEGPAKDDLENQARDAGLSDRLSFGGTRAYPDAFLEELSRHHLLLVTNLNVEQPRVVFDALAAGVLPLCPDSPPYRALGLDERLLYPVGDAEGLAAAIRRFDEERGLFESLLPDLREWALENTVDSMHRRRAEWIRETILVPKLP; from the coding sequence ATGACGCGCCTGCTCCTCGTGACCACGATCCCCGTCCACTCCGCAGCATCGGGCCTGCGCGTACTCGACTTGTGGGCCCGCGATCTCGAGGCGCAGATGGCCGCGGCCGATGCCGTGACGGTCGTTGCCCCCCGGCGAATGGCAGAAGCCGGTTCCGACGTGGCGTGGCCCGAAGGCATTGCGTGGATCGATGAGGCGACTTGCCGCGGACCCGACCACGCGGCAGAACTGGCCAGCGCCCATGATCTGGTGCAGGTTGCGGGGGGCGAACCTGCTCGCAGGGCCTCCCTTGCAACCCGTTTCGCCGCGGCAGCCAGGGCCTCGAAACGGCCCTTCGTCGTGAGTCTGAGCAGCGACCGGGCGCGGACTGGAATCCTCAACGCGCGGGGCCAGGGAATGCTCCGCCGTGTGCGTGCGTGGCTGGATGCACGGAGCATTCGCGCGACGGACGAGCGTCTCGTCTCGGACGCCGCGGGCCTGCTGCTCACCGGGCACGGCCTCGTCGGGCGGGCACCGCATCACGCGAACGTCCATGTGGGAACGGCCAGCTGGATCCAGGCGGGCGACGTTCTCACGACCGAGGCACTGACCGCGCGCGCAGAAGAAGTCGCTGGCGCCGGGCGGCTCGAACTCGTCGCCGCCGCCCGCCTCGAGCCCATGAAGGGCATCCACCTCGCCATCGATGCGTTGAAGATCCTTGCCGATCGACCCGAGGACTCGGGGGTTCAGCCTTACCTGACCATCCTCGGAGAGGGACCTGCGAAGGACGACCTCGAGAATCAAGCTCGCGATGCAGGCCTCTCGGACAGGCTGAGCTTCGGCGGCACCCGGGCCTATCCGGACGCCTTCCTGGAGGAACTGAGCCGCCATCACCTGCTTCTCGTGACGAACCTGAACGTCGAGCAACCCCGCGTCGTCTTCGATGCCCTGGCGGCCGGTGTGCTCCCGCTCTGCCCCGATTCGCCGCCGTACCGGGCTCTGGGCCTGGACGAACGGCTGCTCTATCCGGTGGGAGATGCGGAGGGCCTGGCGGCTGCCATCCGTCGTTTCGATGAAGAGCGCGGCTTGTTCGAGAGCTTGCTTCCCGATCTCCGAGAATGGGCGCTCGAAAACACGGTAGACTCGATGCATCGGCGCCGCGCGGAGTGGATCCGCGAGACGATCCTCGTCCCTAAACTGCCCTGA